A region of the Mus musculus strain C57BL/6J chromosome X, GRCm38.p6 C57BL/6J genome:
ATGTGGCAAATACCATGAATCAGCTTCCTCTGTCATTAAACTGATCACTTTTAGACTAGAGTAGAGGTTCACACCCTGTCCTCTAAGAGCACCTAACTCTGCTCACCCacaccctcctccctgccctagcCCAGCTCCCTTCTACTTTccacccttccccctcctctcctagAGAAATCTGATAGCCAAACCCATTTGAATGAGGGGAAAATGCCTTTTTACCTCTTTCCCCTTAGGCTCACTTTCTCCTCTGCCTTTTTGTCTTGCTCCTCACTATTGGGAGAAACCGAGATGCAATGCAGACActtgctgttttgtccttttaTAAAACAGCCGAGGAGACAAGTGATGGTTAAACAATTACTGCAAAGGAATTTAAAGGTTAGTGCATTCAGCATCCTTCTCCATTCAGGTGTACCTACAAGCAGCTGTGCTGCAACTGGAACATAAAAAGCTCAATTTAATTAACACTGACACAGACCCAGGAACGTGCACCAAAGACACCAAGCATTAAGAGACTTGTCAAAAGAAATACGTTAAAAGGTAGTCAGATTTTCAATGTCATGTATTACTTTGCACATAATGATTTCAGCTTATTGTCTGAGAATTCAATCTCTGAGTAATAATCAGCAAAACAATAAGGATAATAAAGAATACAGGTTGGACTTTACAAGTGAAAGAATGTGTCTGTATTCTCTCACTTGACAAAGCTAATTGTCAGAATACAAAAAGAGGAGCCCAATACAAGCAGCAATTGCAGATCAACTCACAAGTCTCATAAATGAATGCATTTCAGAACTAGAAAACCCTGCCTAATCACATAGACGCATAGGCTTCTCCTGAACTTTGTGATTCTAAGAAGGCTGAGCAGATGGGGAGTTTGCCTACCTACCCATATCTACCAAGGCAAATTATTGCTCTGTCCCCAGGATCTACCTAGACATAAGCAATCACTTTACCTCACCCTTTTACTCTCTGTCCAGTCTGCCTTGAAATGATGGCAAATTGGTGATACAGAGGCCAAGGGACAGATAAAATTCCCCAAACTTCAGGACTAGGATTACATTTCTTTTCTAATCTGTTTACTGAATCAATGGGAAGTTCTAGTCATTTTGTTTACCCATGATGGGTAAGTTTGGCAATGCCCCATCCAATTATTCAGCAGAGGCATTCAATGCATGGCCCATTCGGTATTGACCAATTATTTAATTAAACTGTACTTCACTAATCGCAAGCCATCACAAGGAAGAGTGCTTTATAAAATACACATTTGGGTGAAGTTGGAGAGCACTGAGATTTGCACTTTTTTTCTCAATTCAAATGTTCTTCCTTGTTTAATGATCTCCTTGGCAAGCTCTCAGAAAGAGTTCTTACTTCTAGTCATATATCACCAAGAAGTGGCAAAGCCTTCAATATCTCTACTTCAAGCTGATTTCTTTTTCATCATGGTAAGGGTCTTATGCATTTACTTTATGCTGAGAAAATGGCTTAAAAAGAGTCCCCTCTGTCATTATctccatataaataaaaattttattgagcCTGCATTTTTCTCCTATAAAAATCGCCAGTGGCTGTCACAGGTTTCAAAGGTAAGAGCAATATTAATTTCCATTTCTCCCATCTGAAGTGACTTGGtactgaaggaaagaaaagtcATGGCCATTTCAGTAGTAACAGGATTAAAGCATTTATGAGGCATTGCAGCTGCTCTTTTATGGCACCTGATTGATATTCATGTGTGGTTAGCATTTGTCTACTAACTTGTGTAATGCAGAGAATAGTAAAAGGGAAACAATAATTGCATGGCTGTTACATATTCAGGGAGCTCTGATTCACAGACGTGTGTATTTCAGATGGTGTCAGATACAAATCGGACCTACAGGAACATATTTTGACTGATTAACATGCAAGCACAGATGGTACGAGATACAGTATGTGTAGGTGTGTTGAaagtacacacaagcacacacacaccttggctgGAAATAGCAGCATCATTCATTTTCagcaaagtaaaaaaataaataaaaataacttttttcaACTGTTTCGATGAGACActgctggaaaaaaaatatgtgcaTTATCCTAAATAGGATTCTAGAAATTCTTAGACTTATTTCTTCAATCAAATCGCAAGGAAGTCTTCAGCAAGAACCTCTAATGTGTTAATCAAGACTTTAAAAATGCTACATTACATGCTATTCAAGTTTCtacttctttttcctctcctcttgtTTCCCCACCCCCACGCACATCCTACACACACTTCAGAGAAACTGTAACACAATAGCCCATAGTGACATCCACTGGTAGGGACCAGATCTTAATGCCACAGCACAGTTCCACATTAAAGGAAAGCATAGCCAACTCCAGAAGATTGCTATTTTTACTGAAACATCTGGATGCAAAGTCTTGTTTCTCATTGGGATGTTTGGTCTTCACACACCAACCAAGCCGATATTTGAAAACATACAGATGCCTAATAGAATTTTACTTTGTATAGCCATATGTCTGGGGACTAGATACAAAACAAGCCAAGAATACACTCAAAACCACTAATGACCTGCTTCCCCTGCACagggctctttctctctctctctctctctctctctctctctctctctctctctctctctctctctctctctctctctctctctctcttcctcctctccgtTTCTTATCATAAACTCTCAGAGCTCTCTCTCTGTGAACTATAACCCTACAGCAGGACAAGACAGCTGCCAGTACACCATCCCCTTTCAGCTCTCCTCTGCAAAACACTGGGTTCCAGGAAAGCAAGCCCTCCCAACCATGACCCCATAGAACTTTTGCTACAAATAGGAAAATCCGTCTCTCTTgagctctccttcctctccctccctccctccctcctctctcactccttgattctccctccttccccctcattTTTTTCTACCTTAACTTCATTGGAGACAGCTgtgaaaattttaaatgataattGCTTTTCTGCTCATCATCATTATGTGACAAAATCCATTCAAACAGTAAATGATTGTCTTCCAGCAAATTGTCAGATCAAAAGAATTGATCAACTTGGACTGTCACAAACTTCTCACCCTCCACAAAGAAGCATTGTGGGTATGCTGCATGCATTTAAATAGGAAACAAAAGCACTGGGGTTTTTAGACCGACcgacacaaatacacatatcttACTCActcaaaacacagaagaaaagaaagaaaacttggcTCTACCTGCAATTGTAGGTCCGGATCTCTTTGTTGTCACGCTTGCATTTGATTGCCACGAAGATCATAGTGACAAAGAGAATGCCCGCAATGGAGCCCAGAGCAATAATGAAAATCAGGGATAAGTTCACAGAGCCCATTGACTCTTGGGCATCAAGAGCTGGGGACAGGTATATTAGGACAagggcagaagcagagagagatgtcTTGCCATGGTCATGGGCCACCACTATAAGCTCATAGGAAGGCTTGGAGTTCTCATTAAAGGTACGAGTGGTTCTGACTTCTCCATTGACCTGGTCTATTTCGAAGAAACCTCGGTCACCTTCTGTCATGTCATAGGTGACTCGGCCATTTTCGCCCTCATCATAATCGTCTGCCTTAACTACAGTCACCAAATAGCCTATGCCAGAGTTTCGAGGAATGTAGACCTCAGCAGTGCCATTGATCAGAGGTGGGGCAGTGATGACCGGTGTATTGTCATTGACGTCGAGGATAATGACCCTCACAGTGGCATTGCTTTGCAGGGAGGGCAAGCCGCCATCCTTGGCCAGGACCTTGAATTCAAACGCCTTGGTCTGCTCATGGTTAAAGGAACGGAGCGCATAGATGTCACCAGAGTTGGGATTGATTGAGACATAGGTGAAGACTGGCATGTCTCGCACCTGTGATGGCACAATTTGATAGGAGACACTGCCATTAAGACCCATGTCAGGGTCGCGGGCAGACACTGAGAGCAGATAGGCACCAGGAGTGTTGTTCTCCTGTACAATGACTTGGTAGTAAGGCTTGGAGAAGTGTGGGTGGTTGTCATTCTCATCTGTGATACGCACAGTGAACGACTTGGCACTCTGCAGCATAGGCACACCGCTGTCTCGAGCCTGAATAGTGAGATTGTACTGGTCATGCTGCTCTCGGTCCAGCCTCCCATCCACAAGAATAGTGGAGAAGCTCTCATACTCCTGCAGTCGAAAGGGGACATTGCCCAGCAAGCGGCACTGCACACGTCCATTGAGCCCGGAGTCGCGATCAGACACCCGAACCAGGGCAATCACATAGCCCGGGGGGGCGCTCTCGCTCACCTCCACAAGCTCGCTATTGACCGACAGGAGGTTGATAATTGGCGGGTTGTCATTAGTATCAAGTACGCTGACTGTGACTTTGCAGTGTGCAGGGATAGAGTTGGGCCCCAGGTCTTTGGCTTGCACATCCAGTTCGTACACATGGCCCTCTTCATAGTCTAGCGCACCGGTGACGGTGACCAGGCCGCTGTGTGGGTCAATTTGGAAGAGTTCACGCGTACGGTCATTGACATAACCATAGAAGGAATAGACCACTTGGCCATTGGTGCCCTCATCTGGATCGCTGGCATTGAGGCGGATGACGGGTGTATTGGGAGGTGAATTTTCAGGCACGCTCACTGAGTAGGTGGACTCGCCAAACACTGGGTTGTTGTCATTCGAATCGGTCACCTTGATGCTGAGGCCAACTGTGCCCATGTGTGGTGGGTCGCCTCCGTCGAGAGCCGTAATGCGAAAGCTGTAATGTGACTGTGTCTCACGGTCCAGGCTCTTCTCCACCACCAGTTCAGCAAAGCGCGAACCGTCACCCCGCGTCTTTATTTCCAGGCCAAACAGCTCGTTGGGCGTGAGCTCGTAGGTCTGCACACCAAAGCTGCCGGAGTCCGGGTCATATGCACTGTCCAGTGGGATGCGGGTGCCGGGGCTGGCTGCCTCAGAGATCTCCAGCTCTATCTGTGCGGCCGGAAAACTGGGAGCATTGTCGTTCAGGTCTTTGATCTCCACCTTAATCACACAGATCTCCATTGAGCTGGACATGACCTCGAGCGAGATGATACACTTGGGGCTCTGGCGGCACAGCAGGTCTCGGTCAATCTTCTGCTTGGTGACCAAGAGGCCCGAGCTGGGGTTGATGTCCACCAGGTGCGGAGCCGAGTTGGACACCACGCGGAAAGCAGAAGCCTGTCGGGGGTCCAGCGCGAAGCCGGCCTCCCGCGCGTCCTTGGCCACGTTAGCGATCACCGTCCCGGCGCGCTGCTCCTCTTCGACCGAGTATTTAAGGTTAATCAGGGCAGCCGCCTGCGTCCACAGTACAGCCAGCAGCAATAGCACCGGCAGCAGGAGAGACTCCATGGCTGCGCGGGGCTCTGCCTTGCCTCGCCTCTCCACACCCCTCCGAGACCGACGCCGCCGGCGCTCCAGCTTCCCGCCGGCTCGGGCCGCCTGTTGCGCGCGCCCCGTGGCCCCGGAGGCCGCGGGAGGAGTCCCGCCCAGGGCGGCCCGGAGGCGCGCGGGAGGAACCCGCGCAGGCTCCAATGCTGAGATTGCAGTGGTCTCAGCAGAGACTGTCTGGGGGGCCGGGGGCTCCGGGGTGCCCAGGGAGCGCCGCGCAGCCCCGAGCCCCCTCCCTCCAGCCCGGCTACTCAGTTTTCCCCTTTCAAAGTTAGCCAGGCGGGACTGGCCGCAGCAGCGCAGGGCTGCGGTTCGAGCGGCGCTCGCACGCCCCAGAGGGCCACAAGCAGCAGAGTCGGTAGTGGACTCGGGGCGCGGACGTGGAAGGCTGTGGGGGCGCAGCCTCTCAGGCACTGCCGGACCCGCCGCAGCGCACCGGCACTGGGGCAGGCGAGCGCGCAGTCTGTGCACCTGGCATGCGCAAGGACCTCCCCCCAGCGCGCCCAGCTCACTGCGGAGGGAGCTCCCGCCTGGTACGCACCCTCCGggatccggggggggggggccctCTGGCCTCTTCAAGGCCTGTTAGAGGGAAAGGGGGGATCGCAGGCAGAAGTCTGAGTTCCTGGCAAGATCCGTGGGCTCCCAGGGATTTGGCAGAGCTGGAGGGCTGTCCCGGGGCgggcagaggaagggggaggggagagatgcGAGAGCACTCTCCCGGGCGCTGAGGTTGGTGTCCGAgggcgtggggtggggggtgcgTCTGCCCAGGATCCGAGGTGGGCGCAGGGTTCCTCCCACAGAGCAGTTGCGGGTCTGCGGGCGTTTATATCTCGGAAATCAAAGTTGCCAACGCAGCCCAGGCCTCCGCCTTAAGTTTCTAAAAACGGGAAGATGGCAATTTGTCCAAGAAAATCAAAGTCCTGCTCTTTCCAATTGCCccggggaagggggaggggacacgGGGAATGGGAAGGTGAAGAAAGGAAGCTACTACAGTACCGGCCAGAAGAGGCGGGGCTGCAGTCGCGGGTACCCGGGGCTTCTTTGCCTTCCTGGGTTTGGGCTGGGGTGTAGCTTCAAGGACCGCAGcagccgccgctgccgccgccgctgccgccgctgccgctgccgccgccgccgccgccgccgccgccaaaGAAAGCCCTCCTTAGTTCAGCCGCATGTTGTTGGGGTCCGCCTGGGCAGCTGCCAGGGTCGAGGGCTTCTGTCGGCTCCAAAGTTTACTTGCGGGAGCTTCTGGATCCCATCCTCCAGGAGAAGCGCTATCAGCCCTGCTTAGGGCTTCCTCCCTCCCCGGCGCTCGCGCGCAGGGGAGGTCTGTTCGTGGATGTTCGAAAGAGAGGAAGAGTGAATGTGTGGATGGGAAGTGCGAATGTGGagtatgagagagagggggagagcagGAAGGAATGGGTTTGGGGCGAGAGGTTCGGGTCTCAGATGAATCGGCTCAGCTGGAAAGCCAGGGAGGACACTGCGCCGCAGCCCGCGAGGGGCTAGGGAAGTGAATGCCAGTGCCCTCTGggcaagccgggcatggtgagcGGTAGCTGGTGCTGCCGTCTGCACCCGCTCGCCCGTCTCCCCTCTCAGCCAGCCGCTGccgctactgctgctgttgctgctcctCCTCCCGATGCCGCAAACTACTGGCCACAGAGTCTGGAGAGAGCCGGAGAGAGCCCGAGCTGCCGAGCCCGGCTACGCCAGGCACTAGCCAATCAGCGCGCAGCCCAGCGGCTCCGGTCTTGGGGCGGGACCAAGGCGCGaggcggggagggggggtggggaggagagaggccGGGGGAGGCGGGGCCAAGCGGAAACTTACACACTGGCCCAACTGAGTAGAGTACCCTGAACTGCAGAGCCCCTGCAGGAGTGGGGGTAAGGGGAGGGTGGGTACCTGACTGGCCTGGGACAAGCAAAGTAGGAAAGGAGAAGTGGGCCAGATTTGAGGTGTGCTGCCACTGAAGCTCAGTCAGCCTCGGAACAGAGCCCTTTTTGCATCTCTTGTCTGCAGAGATTACAGAAAAAGATGAgggtttgatttttcttttcttgctgttTATCTCTCTCAGGTATCTTCATATTTTAAAtgcaatattctctctctctttatctctccttTGTCTCACTCTT
Encoded here:
- the Pcdh19 gene encoding protocadherin-19 isoform a precursor (isoform a precursor is encoded by transcript variant 1); this translates as MESLLLPVLLLLAVLWTQAAALINLKYSVEEEQRAGTVIANVAKDAREAGFALDPRQASAFRVVSNSAPHLVDINPSSGLLVTKQKIDRDLLCRQSPKCIISLEVMSSSMEICVIKVEIKDLNDNAPSFPAAQIELEISEAASPGTRIPLDSAYDPDSGSFGVQTYELTPNELFGLEIKTRGDGSRFAELVVEKSLDRETQSHYSFRITALDGGDPPHMGTVGLSIKVTDSNDNNPVFGESTYSVSVPENSPPNTPVIRLNASDPDEGTNGQVVYSFYGYVNDRTRELFQIDPHSGLVTVTGALDYEEGHVYELDVQAKDLGPNSIPAHCKVTVSVLDTNDNPPIINLLSVNSELVEVSESAPPGYVIALVRVSDRDSGLNGRVQCRLLGNVPFRLQEYESFSTILVDGRLDREQHDQYNLTIQARDSGVPMLQSAKSFTVRITDENDNHPHFSKPYYQVIVQENNTPGAYLLSVSARDPDMGLNGSVSYQIVPSQVRDMPVFTYVSINPNSGDIYALRSFNHEQTKAFEFKVLAKDGGLPSLQSNATVRVIILDVNDNTPVITAPPLINGTAEVYIPRNSGIGYLVTVVKADDYDEGENGRVTYDMTEGDRGFFEIDQVNGEVRTTRTFNENSKPSYELIVVAHDHGKTSLSASALVLIYLSPALDAQESMGSVNLSLIFIIALGSIAGILFVTMIFVAIKCKRDNKEIRTYNCSNCLTITCLLGCFIKGQNSKCLHCISVSPNSEEQDKKAEEKVSLRGKRIAEYSYGHQKKSSKKKKISKNDIRLVPRDVEETDKMNVVSCSSLTSSLNYFDYHQQTLPLGCRRSESTFLNVENQNTRNTTASHIYHHSFNSQGPQQPDLIINGVPLPETENYSFDSNYVNSRAHLIKSSSTFKDLEGNSLKDSGHEESDQTDSEHDVQRSLYCDTAVNDVLNTSVTSMGSQMPDHDQNEGFHCREECRILGHSDRCWMPRNPMPTRSKSPEHVRNIIALSIEATAADVEAYDDCGPTKRTFATFGKDVSSHRAEERPILKGKRTVDVTICSPKVNSAIREAGNGCEAISPVTSPLHLKSPLPTKPSISYTVALAPPAHDLEHHANSGASRPSEAEPRGADNEKVMHEVNPIRKDGRDKESPSVKRLKDIVL
- the Pcdh19 gene encoding protocadherin-19 isoform X1 produces the protein MESLLLPVLLLLAVLWTQAAALINLKYSVEEEQRAGTVIANVAKDAREAGFALDPRQASAFRVVSNSAPHLVDINPSSGLLVTKQKIDRDLLCRQSPKCIISLEVMSSSMEICVIKVEIKDLNDNAPSFPAAQIELEISEAASPGTRIPLDSAYDPDSGSFGVQTYELTPNELFGLEIKTRGDGSRFAELVVEKSLDRETQSHYSFRITALDGGDPPHMGTVGLSIKVTDSNDNNPVFGESTYSVSVPENSPPNTPVIRLNASDPDEGTNGQVVYSFYGYVNDRTRELFQIDPHSGLVTVTGALDYEEGHVYELDVQAKDLGPNSIPAHCKVTVSVLDTNDNPPIINLLSVNSELVEVSESAPPGYVIALVRVSDRDSGLNGRVQCRLLGNVPFRLQEYESFSTILVDGRLDREQHDQYNLTIQARDSGVPMLQSAKSFTVRITDENDNHPHFSKPYYQVIVQENNTPGAYLLSVSARDPDMGLNGSVSYQIVPSQVRDMPVFTYVSINPNSGDIYALRSFNHEQTKAFEFKVLAKDGGLPSLQSNATVRVIILDVNDNTPVITAPPLINGTAEVYIPRNSGIGYLVTVVKADDYDEGENGRVTYDMTEGDRGFFEIDQVNGEVRTTRTFNENSKPSYELIVVAHDHGKTSLSASALVLIYLSPALDAQESMGSVNLSLIFIIALGSIAGILFVTMIFVAIKCKRDNKEIRTYNCSNCLTITCLLGCFIKGQNSKCLHCISVSPNSEEQDKKAEEKVSLRGKRIAEYSYGHQKKSSKKKKISKNDIRLVPRDVEETDKMNVVSCSSLTSSLNYFDYHQQTLPLGCRRSESTFLNVENQNTRNTTASHIYHHSFNSQGPQQPDLIINGVPLPETENYSFDSNYVNSRAHLIKSSTFKDLEGNSLKDSGHEESDQTDSEHDVQRSLYCDTAVNDVLNTSVTSMGSQMPDHDQNEGFHCREECRILGHSDRCWMPRNPMPTRSKSPEHVRNIIALSIEATAADVEAYDDCGPTKRTFATFGKDVSSHRAEERPILKGKRTVDVTICSPKVNSAIREAGNGCEAISPVTSPLHLKSPLPTKPSISYTVALAPPAHDLEHHANSGASRPSEAEPRGADNEKVMHEVNPIRKDGRDKESPSVKRLKDIVL
- the Pcdh19 gene encoding protocadherin-19 isoform b precursor (isoform b precursor is encoded by transcript variant 2), which encodes MESLLLPVLLLLAVLWTQAAALINLKYSVEEEQRAGTVIANVAKDAREAGFALDPRQASAFRVVSNSAPHLVDINPSSGLLVTKQKIDRDLLCRQSPKCIISLEVMSSSMEICVIKVEIKDLNDNAPSFPAAQIELEISEAASPGTRIPLDSAYDPDSGSFGVQTYELTPNELFGLEIKTRGDGSRFAELVVEKSLDRETQSHYSFRITALDGGDPPHMGTVGLSIKVTDSNDNNPVFGESTYSVSVPENSPPNTPVIRLNASDPDEGTNGQVVYSFYGYVNDRTRELFQIDPHSGLVTVTGALDYEEGHVYELDVQAKDLGPNSIPAHCKVTVSVLDTNDNPPIINLLSVNSELVEVSESAPPGYVIALVRVSDRDSGLNGRVQCRLLGNVPFRLQEYESFSTILVDGRLDREQHDQYNLTIQARDSGVPMLQSAKSFTVRITDENDNHPHFSKPYYQVIVQENNTPGAYLLSVSARDPDMGLNGSVSYQIVPSQVRDMPVFTYVSINPNSGDIYALRSFNHEQTKAFEFKVLAKDGGLPSLQSNATVRVIILDVNDNTPVITAPPLINGTAEVYIPRNSGIGYLVTVVKADDYDEGENGRVTYDMTEGDRGFFEIDQVNGEVRTTRTFNENSKPSYELIVVAHDHGKTSLSASALVLIYLSPALDAQESMGSVNLSLIFIIALGSIAGILFVTMIFVAIKCKRDNKEIRTYNCRIAEYSYGHQKKSSKKKKISKNDIRLVPRDVEETDKMNVVSCSSLTSSLNYFDYHQQTLPLGCRRSESTFLNVENQNTRNTTASHIYHHSFNSQGPQQPDLIINGVPLPETENYSFDSNYVNSRAHLIKSSTFKDLEGNSLKDSGHEESDQTDSEHDVQRSLYCDTAVNDVLNTSVTSMGSQMPDHDQNEGFHCREECRILGHSDRCWMPRNPMPTRSKSPEHVRNIIALSIEATAADVEAYDDCGPTKRTFATFGKDVSSHRAEERPILKGKRTVDVTICSPKVNSAIREAGNGCEAISPVTSPLHLKSPLPTKPSISYTVALAPPAHDLEHHANSGASRPSEAEPRGADNEKVMHEVNPIRKDGRDKESPSVKRLKDIVL
- the Pcdh19 gene encoding protocadherin-19 isoform X2, whose product is MESLLLPVLLLLAVLWTQAAALINLKYSVEEEQRAGTVIANVAKDAREAGFALDPRQASAFRVVSNSAPHLVDINPSSGLLVTKQKIDRDLLCRQSPKCIISLEVMSSSMEICVIKVEIKDLNDNAPSFPAAQIELEISEAASPGTRIPLDSAYDPDSGSFGVQTYELTPNELFGLEIKTRGDGSRFAELVVEKSLDRETQSHYSFRITALDGGDPPHMGTVGLSIKVTDSNDNNPVFGESTYSVSVPENSPPNTPVIRLNASDPDEGTNGQVVYSFYGYVNDRTRELFQIDPHSGLVTVTGALDYEEGHVYELDVQAKDLGPNSIPAHCKVTVSVLDTNDNPPIINLLSVNSELVEVSESAPPGYVIALVRVSDRDSGLNGRVQCRLLGNVPFRLQEYESFSTILVDGRLDREQHDQYNLTIQARDSGVPMLQSAKSFTVRITDENDNHPHFSKPYYQVIVQENNTPGAYLLSVSARDPDMGLNGSVSYQIVPSQVRDMPVFTYVSINPNSGDIYALRSFNHEQTKAFEFKVLAKDGGLPSLQSNATVRVIILDVNDNTPVITAPPLINGTAEVYIPRNSGIGYLVTVVKADDYDEGENGRVTYDMTEGDRGFFEIDQVNGEVRTTRTFNENSKPSYELIVVAHDHGKTSLSASALVLIYLSPALDAQESMGSVNLSLIFIIALGSIAGILFVTMIFVAIKCKRDNKEIRTYNCRIAEYSYGHQKKSSKKKKISKNDIRLVPRDVEETDKMNVVSCSSLTSSLNYFDYHQQTLPLGCRRSESTFLNVENQNTRNTTASHIYHHSFNSQGPQQPDLIINGVPLPETENYSFDSNYVNSRAHLIKSSSTFKDLEGNSLKDSGHEESDQTDSEHDVQRSLYCDTAVNDVLNTSVTSMGSQMPDHDQNEGFHCREECRILGHSDRCWMPRNPMPTRSKSPEHVRNIIALSIEATAADVEAYDDCGPTKRTFATFGKDVSSHRAEERPILKGKRTVDVTICSPKVNSAIREAGNGCEAISPVTSPLHLKSPLPTKPSISYTVALAPPAHDLEHHANSGASRPSEAEPRGADNEKVMHEVNPIRKDGRDKESPSVKRLKDIVL
- the Pcdh19 gene encoding protocadherin-19 isoform X4, which translates into the protein MESLLLPVLLLLAVLWTQAAALINLKYSVEEEQRAGTVIANVAKDAREAGFALDPRQASAFRVVSNSAPHLVDINPSSGLLVTKQKIDRDLLCRQSPKCIISLEVMSSSMEICVIKVEIKDLNDNAPSFPAAQIELEISEAASPGTRIPLDSAYDPDSGSFGVQTYELTPNELFGLEIKTRGDGSRFAELVVEKSLDRETQSHYSFRITALDGGDPPHMGTVGLSIKVTDSNDNNPVFGESTYSVSVPENSPPNTPVIRLNASDPDEGTNGQVVYSFYGYVNDRTRELFQIDPHSGLVTVTGALDYEEGHVYELDVQAKDLGPNSIPAHCKVTVSVLDTNDNPPIINLLSVNSELVEVSESAPPGYVIALVRVSDRDSGLNGRVQCRLLGNVPFRLQEYESFSTILVDGRLDREQHDQYNLTIQARDSGVPMLQSAKSFTVRITDENDNHPHFSKPYYQVIVQENNTPGAYLLSVSARDPDMGLNGSVSYQIVPSQVRDMPVFTYVSINPNSGDIYALRSFNHEQTKAFEFKVLAKDGGLPSLQSNATVRVIILDVNDNTPVITAPPLINGTAEVYIPRNSGIGYLVTVVKADDYDEGENGRVTYDMTEGDRGFFEIDQVNGEVRTTRTFNENSKPSYELIVVAHDHGKTSLSASALVLIYLSPALDAQESMGSVNLSLIFIIALGSIAGILFVTMIFVAIKCKRDNKEIRTYNCSSTFKDLEGNSLKDSGHEESDQTDSEHDVQRSLYCDTAVNDVLNTSVTSMGSQMPDHDQNEGFHCREECRILGHSDRCWMPRNPMPTRSKSPEHVRNIIALSIEATAADVEAYDDCGPTKRTFATFGKDVSSHRAEERPILKGKRTVDVTICSPKVNSAIREAGNGCEAISPVTSPLHLKSPLPTKPSISYTVALAPPAHDLEHHANSGASRPSEAEPRGADNEKVMHEVNPIRKDGRDKESPSVKRLKDIVL
- the Pcdh19 gene encoding protocadherin-19 isoform X3, whose product is MESLLLPVLLLLAVLWTQAAALINLKYSVEEEQRAGTVIANVAKDAREAGFALDPRQASAFRVVSNSAPHLVDINPSSGLLVTKQKIDRDLLCRQSPKCIISLEVMSSSMEICVIKVEIKDLNDNAPSFPAAQIELEISEAASPGTRIPLDSAYDPDSGSFGVQTYELTPNELFGLEIKTRGDGSRFAELVVEKSLDRETQSHYSFRITALDGGDPPHMGTVGLSIKVTDSNDNNPVFGESTYSVSVPENSPPNTPVIRLNASDPDEGTNGQVVYSFYGYVNDRTRELFQIDPHSGLVTVTGALDYEEGHVYELDVQAKDLGPNSIPAHCKVTVSVLDTNDNPPIINLLSVNSELVEVSESAPPGYVIALVRVSDRDSGLNGRVQCRLLGNVPFRLQEYESFSTILVDGRLDREQHDQYNLTIQARDSGVPMLQSAKSFTVRITDENDNHPHFSKPYYQVIVQENNTPGAYLLSVSARDPDMGLNGSVSYQIVPSQVRDMPVFTYVSINPNSGDIYALRSFNHEQTKAFEFKVLAKDGGLPSLQSNATVRVIILDVNDNTPVITAPPLINGTAEVYIPRNSGIGYLVTVVKADDYDEGENGRVTYDMTEGDRGFFEIDQVNGEVRTTRTFNENSKPSYELIVVAHDHGKTSLSASALVLIYLSPALDAQESMGSVNLSLIFIIALGSIAGILFVTMIFVAIKCKRDNKEIRTYNCSSSTFKDLEGNSLKDSGHEESDQTDSEHDVQRSLYCDTAVNDVLNTSVTSMGSQMPDHDQNEGFHCREECRILGHSDRCWMPRNPMPTRSKSPEHVRNIIALSIEATAADVEAYDDCGPTKRTFATFGKDVSSHRAEERPILKGKRTVDVTICSPKVNSAIREAGNGCEAISPVTSPLHLKSPLPTKPSISYTVALAPPAHDLEHHANSGASRPSEAEPRGADNEKVMHEVNPIRKDGRDKESPSVKRLKDIVL